One Bemisia tabaci chromosome 7, PGI_BMITA_v3 DNA window includes the following coding sequences:
- the RhoGAP100F gene encoding rho GTPase-activating protein 100F isoform X2 produces the protein MLCCGRKKGRETQVDLATSPRRQPQINNTNMGPRPKDPLPMVVQGDFRKVSGISNEIFRQIETIENELDGSIAAALASVERRGEMVVRMLDYRSMGKNAAELAKRFLSMQDAQHSVHFVEIVKRPGQTLGLYIREGNGVDRADGVFISRIALESAVYNSGCLKVGDEILAVNLVDVTRMSLDDVVIIMSIPRRLVLATRQVKGLRQAQGTPSQPRALELKVPPVVVIKKSLTREEDQDDEEDEENNHRFADLNRESKIRGRVGQSRSHLALGSLDTNGDIGSGALYYNSRPHAATLDRRMGNSDNKSWSYQPPPPPVVTQQPKPQHFQPFDKSYPNTLESLAEKVHPFNPGNGPGSSYGAGSSRYATTGRSSSRLSNRGPSMPRSGSDQHLPRVEYDYGNGLPARHSGSLLRSSLRASTGMGGSYSRSRDQYNASPSSTLLPRRQRPALDYASDTEATCSSSSRASYYYCRPSPPVSSLTRGVSFRSNSLPRHSLTSQSSGRTPLSVRFERNNLLDEGDSDGALSAPELPIARKHRGRLSSTPSVFTSDEYRAWLSRTPSTSAIYDRLRAGQQKAQRFTFSAENLPERTRQSELLASYRSSGLSALTGLSGLTSSTLDRHTLANRTTSLRRMRHLLELEAKHQADRAKIMEINPAEFLKYKMEKWNGPEPVGASGLLWVHLLAGRGLRNPSPSQTTGNRDLYCVLECDRVHKARTVVRTGDLVFDWDETFELDLVGNKQLDFLIYSWDPQYRHKLCYKGSVHLASLLRDSPIHQLALKIEPRGTLYLRLRHTSPYRTFLRQSRSATGLFGGDLEATVAREGGSIPIIVRRCVEEVERRGLDIIGLYRLCGSATKKRILREAFERNARIVDLSPDHVPDINVITGVLKDYLRELPEPLFTKCLYQMMVDALTVCLPDDPEGNAKLMFSILDCLPRINKATLVFLLDHLAMVVGASGRNKMCSGSVASCLAPVLILHSESATDPMDFMQPISVLRYLLDIWPNKSVRDSVGHPVRPSKCLLPQQPPPLPAKPVGFRQTSGPVVVASPTSDTSPEENDEQDDVVSVIQAHTDSKPSPLDTSRSDANLINSLAQSVVTSSNPENGNSIANIIERFNQTTKTSNLSAPGSPATVARGINYGQPPKLPPRNNISTLGNTTVVNSVTSSSNLFANSPSNYLKDKNILSSANNLHTTNGNNSSINELPERNGLSNGTKSGRENNPFLCDPKPPPIAARNILSEGNSDILQNNVFSNSIFQRENNISGGATSNGARLFSYSPAISSAADTATNHDASYSYTNVFAKTNPFQTENMLRINVTSSLDISSGNLPTRLSSQHSPISPGQRDVETPSSSTGTEEDSRRERGVDADQESSEEDLK, from the exons GGGCGAGAAACACAAGTGGATCTGGCCACTAGCCCGCGACGACAACCTCAAATTAATAATACCAATATGGGACCTCGGCCTAAAGACCCCTTACCAATGGTCGTCCAAGGAGATTTTAGGAAG GTCAGTGGAATCTCCAATGAAATATTTAGGCAAATTGAAACAATTGAAAATGAATTGGATGGCAGTATAGCAGCCGCTCTTGCATCCGTTGAAAGGAGGGGAGAGATGGTTGTCAGAATGTTAGATTATAGATCAATGGGGAAAAATGCTGCTGAGCTGGCCAAAAGATTTTTATCCATGCAG gacGCCCAACACTCGGTacattttgttgaaattgtAAAACGACCAGGACAGACTTTAGGACTTTATATTAGGGAAGGAAATGGAGTTGATCGAGCGGATGGTGTATTTATATCAAGAATTGCCCTAGAATCAGCAGTCTACAACAGCGGATGCTTAAAA GTTGGTGATGAAATCTTAGCCGTTAATTTAGTCGATGTAACAAGAATGAGTTTAGACGATGTTGTAATTATTATGTCAATTCCTCGTCGGCTTGTTCTCGCTACAAGACAAGTCAAAGGCCTCAGACAAGCACAAGGAACGCCCTCTCAACCTCGTGCTCTAGAACTTAAAGTTCCACCCGTTGTTGTGATCAAGAAGTCTCTAACTAGGGAAGAAGATCAAGACGAtgaggaagatgaagaaaataatCATCGATTTGCTGATTTAAATAG AGAATCAAAAATCAGGGGCCGAGTGGGACAGTCTAGATCTCATTTAGCACTTGGCTCGTTAGATACAAATGGTGACATAGGGTCAGGTGCTTTATACTATAATTCTCGACCTCATGCTGCCACT TTGGATAGAAGAATGGGTAATTCAGACAACAAATCATGGTCATATCAGCCGCCACCTCCACCAGTCGTAACTCAGCAACCAAAACCGCAGCATTTCCAACCCTTTGATAAATCCTACCCCAACACCTTGGAGTCCTTAGCAGAAAAA gtTCATCCCTTCAATCCTGGAAATGGCCCCGGCTCAAGTTACGGGGCTGGTTCTAGTCGCTACGCAACAACGGGTAGAAGTAGTAGTCGTCTTAGCAACCGAGGTCCTTCCATGCCACGCTCAGGCTCTGACCAGCATTTACCTCGAGTTGAATATGACTATGGCAATGGATTACCAGCAAGGCATTCTGGGAGTTTACTGAGATCGAGCCTTAGAGCAAGTACAGGAATGGGTGGCAGTTATTCAAGAAGCCGAGACCAGTACAACGCATCACCTTCCTCAACTTTGTTACCACGGAGACAGCGACCTGCATTAGATTACGCCTCTGATACAGAGGCGACTTGTTCCTCATCATCAAGAGCTAGTTATTATTACTGCCGACCCTCTCCTCCTGTTTCAA GCCTGACAAGAGGGGTTTCATTTCGATCAAACTCACTTCCTAGGCACTCCCTCACATCTCAATCCAG TGGCAGAACACCTCTCAGTGTTAGGTTCGAGAGAAATAATTTACTGGATGAAGGTGACAGTGATGGAGCGCTAAGTGCACCAGAATTGCCAATAGCAAGGAAACATAGAG GTCGTCTTTCTTCTACACCTAGTGTCTTTACATCTGATGAATATAGGGCATGGTTGTCGCGGACTCCATCCACTAGTGCCATTTACGATAGACTCAGAGCAGGTCAACAAAAAGCTCAAAGGTTCACTTTTAGTGCTGAAAATCTGCCTGAACGGACAAGACAG TCGGAACTGCTAGCATCGTATCGATCGAGTGGGCTATCTGCTCTCACTGGATTGTCTGGCCTAACAAGCTCAACCCTCGACCGCCACACGTTAGCAAATCGAACAACGTCACTGAGAAGAATGAGGCATCTGTTAGAGCTAGAAGCCAAACACCAAGCAGACCGTGccaaaattatggaaattaaTCCTGCGG aGTTTCTTAAgtataaaatggaaaaatggaatGGTCCTGAACCAGTAGGAGCCAGTGGACTATTATGGGTACACTTACTCGCCGGACGAGGCCTGAGAAATCCATCTCCCTCTCAAACAACAG GCAATCGTGATTTATATTGCGTACTAGAATGTGATAGGGTGCACAAAGCACGAACAGTAGTGCGAACGGGTGATCTAGTTTTTGACTGGGATGAAACTTTTGAACTAGATCTAGTCGGGAATAAACAACTTGACTTCCTAATATACTCTTGGGACCCTCAATATAGGCACAAACTATGTTACAAA GGATCTGTTCACCTAGCGTCTCTCTTAAGGGATTCACCAATCCATCAGCTAGCTTTGAAAATTGAGCCCAGAGGAACTCTGTACCTTCGGTTACGTCACACCAGTCCATATCGTACATTCCTGAGGCAATCTCGCAGCGCAACAG gccTGTTTGGTGGAGATCTAGAGGCTACAGTTGCCAGAGAAGGAGGCTCTATTCCAATTATTGTTAGGCGTTGTGTTGAAGAAGTAGAAAGAAGAGGTTTAGACATTATTG GCCTGTACCGATTATGTGGCTCAGCTACAAAGAAAAGGATATTAAGAGAGGCATTTGAAAGAAATGCAAGGATAGTCGATTTGTCTCCTGATCATGTTCCGGACATCAATGTTATCACTG GTGTTCTCAAAGATTATTTACGGGAGTTACCTGAGCCACTATTCACGAAATGCTTGTATCAAATGATGGTTGATGCCTTGACAGTATGTCTGCCGGATGATCCAGAGGGCAATGCGAAGCTAATGTTCTCCATTTTAGATTGTTTGCCAAGAATCAACAAA gctaCGTTAGTATTCCTACTAGATCATTTAGCAATGGTAGTCGGCGCATCTGGTCGAAACAAAATGTGCTCAGGCAGTGTTGCTTCTTGTCTCGCACCTGTTTTGATTTTACACAGTGAATCAGCAACAGACCCCATGGACTTTATGCAGCCAATCAGTGTTCTTCGATATTTGCTGGACATTTGGCCGAATAAATCAG TTCGGGACTCAGTGGGACATCCAGTCCGGCCCTCAAAATGCTTACTACCTCAGCAGCCTCCTCCATTGCCAGCAAAGCCGGTCGGTTTTCGCCAGACATCTGGACCAGTCGTAGTCGCTTCTCCAACAAGTGACACATCCCCCGAAGAAAACGACGAGCAGGATGACGTCGTATCTGTGATTCAAGCACACACGGATTCAAAACCATCTCCACTGGACACCAGCCGCTCCGATGCAAATCTTATCAACAGTCTTGCCCAGTCAGTTGTTACATCCTCAAATCCAGAAAATGGCAACTCTATAGCTAACATCATCGAAAGATTCAATCAAACCacaaaaacatcaaatttgTCTGCACCAGGATCTCCAGCAACAGTCGCCAGGGGTATAAACTATGGCCAGCCACCTAAGTTACCCCCTAGAAATAATATTTCAACTCTGGGGAACACCACTGTTGTCAACTCTGTCACATCTAGCAGCAATCTGTTCGCCAATTCTCCCAGCAATTACCttaaagataaaaatattttgagtagTGCTAATAATTTGCACACCACTAATGGAAACAACTCATCAATCAATGAACTACCAGAACGGAACGGACTGAGTAATGGGACAAAATCTGGTAGAGAAAACAACCCCTTCTTGTGTGATCCAAAACCCCCGCCAATTGCTGCACGTAACATACTGTCAGAAGGCAACTCCGACATTCTTCAAAACAATGTATTCTCAAACTCAATTTTCCAGCGAGAGAACAATATATCGGGAGGAGCAACATCGAATGGAGCACGCTTGTTCAGCTACTCGCCGGCTATTAGCTCGGCTGCTGACACTGCAACAAACCACGATGCCTCGTATAGTTACACAAACGTTTTCGCTAAAACAAATCCTTTCCAAACAGAGAACATGTTGCGGATTAATGTAACATCGTCACTGGATATTTCTAGTGGGAACTTGCCAACCAGACTGAGTTCGCAGCATTCACCAATCTCACCTGGTCAAAGAGACGTAGAAACACCAAGTTCATCCACAGGGACGGAAGAGGACTCGAGAAGAGAAAGAGGCGTAGATGCTGATCAAGAGAGCAGCGAAGAAGATCTCAAATGA